The Alicyclobacillus acidoterrestris genome contains the following window.
ATGCAAGTGGAGACTCAGCAGTGGATATTCGGTGTTGTCACAGTCGTGCTGATACACGCTATCACAGGTAAGAATCTAATTTCATTGATTTTTGGTGCCATAGCTTTTGGATATCCCATTTTAGAAATGAGAACGCGCATTCAGCGTGCGAAACGCGATATTCAAAATCAGATTTTTACTGTGATATTGCTATTGAGAATTTATGTTGAAGGCGGCTGTACCAATTTGCAAGCGGTGCGTTTGATTAAACGGCATGTCGAGAATCGTATGCAAGAATTATTTTCGGATGCCGAGCCACTCATGCAACAAGGACTTACGTTCGACGAAGTGATGAACATTCTTGCTGAAGCGTCACCGAGCGAGGAATTAGAAATGGTCGCCGACGAACTTCGACGGACGTCAAAGAGGAAAGCTGACTTATCCAAGAGTCTGACGAACATCCTAGACAACATTACACACCAAGAGCATTTAAGAATGACCAAAGCACAGGCTCGTCATAAGCAAGGTGTGTATATGAGGTTTATGGGATTCTTCATTAGTCCCCTGATCCTCTTAACCATGTGTTACATCTGGGGGATGTTTTCAAATGCACTTCATGTTTAAGAAGTTGCGCGGCAGTCTTGAGGAACTGTCGGGACGCACATGGGTCATGCTGGCCGCCATACTTCTTGTGCTAGTATTTGTTGGCCCACCAGTGATTCAGTTTATTCGAACTTCCACATCGAACTCTGTAAGTACCACATCAAGTCAGCTTAATTTTTATTCGTATACACAATGAGGAGCGTAGAGCCGTGGAAAAACTGCAAGTAGTAAAAGAGTGGAGTAAACGTCAGGCCAAACGTGTAAAAGAGAAGTCTACAAAAATGTCCTTCCGGGGGAGTCTTGAAGAAATTACAGGTCGTGGTTGGATTTTTGTTGTTGTAGTTGTTGGGATCGTAATGTTCATTGGGCCGCAAGTATTCCATCTGGTGCGTGACAACATGTCTTCGAGCGTCAATACAGTCTCATCAAACTTCAATATTTCAGACTACACGGATTAAACGGGCGGTGCCTTATGGATGAAGAATTTTGGACAAAAGTATGGCTCATTGGCCTTTGGATTATTGTCATTTGCGTTGTCTTCGTCTTAGGGCTTCCTTTCGCGCACACGGTGTCCACCATGGACACCGTGTTATTTAATGCTGAGCAGGTAGCAATACAAGGTGGGGATACCCAAACCTTATTGGATATGGCGAACGAGGAAGTTGGCTCAAATTTACCGACGCAGATGAATGGAAGGATATTGTTTGAAAGTGACTACGACATGTTGATAACGACAGACGTAAGTAACGGTGAGGAAACACTGACATTAGTGTATAATCAGCCAATTTTTGCACCGTTTCTGAATTTCATTGGTATGACCGGGCCAACGATCCCACTCAGGTTTAGCCGAACATACATGCTGAGCGCTCAGGATGAAAGTGGGGTGACTTATTTGCAATGATTACCCTAATTACCCGTTGGTGGTGGACAGTTATTACGCTTATTCTCCTACCATTTGTCCTATTTCTTATCCAGTATGCCCATGACGCAGCTCTTGTACAGGATGCAGCAAACAATGGGCGCATGATTGCTGCTGTTACCGCAGACCCATCGAGTCTAACGAACGAGATTGTACAGAACATCTCTGAATCATTACCGACAACACAGGACGGTACAACGTTATTTAATCCAAACACTGACATAGTGACACGATCTCTCAATGCCAATCAGGAGGTGGAGGTATCCGTTACTTACCACATGCCTGTGTTTGGTGGAATAGGGCACTATCTGGGAATAGGTGGAACTATACCGATTACGAGGACTACGATACAAAGCCTGGATTATCCTCAGAACGGGTTAAATGCAGTCCTTCAGTCGGCTCCCCCAAGTTCGGTTAATATATCGAGTGTCTCGCTTCAAGCCGCGGGCACAAACTTCTCCCTTACGGTAAACGGCACCGGTTTTGGGAGTGCCCCAAATGGTGTACCAGGGACAGTAACTGGTACCTTCTTTGTCATTGCAGACGTCACGCAGGGGTGGGACGCAGGTAGTCCGCAAAGTGGACTTGCGGTCACATACGCCTCTTGGAATGACACGCAAATTGAGCTATCGGGAATTCAGAACTACGGTAAGGGGACAGAGCGCATTAACCCCGGCGATGACATGTACGTTACAGTCTCAACGTCAAACGGTTCAAACACATATTACTTTGTTGCTAATACCACAGGAACGACTCAGTATAGTGCGTCGATCTCGGCTAGTAACACCACGCCGTCCATTGGGACCGCTGTAACGATAACAGCATCATCGGGGACACCAGGAGATGGGACAAACGGGATCGGTATATACGATGCAACTACTGGCCAATATCTTATATGGTCTGCAAGCGGTGAAAGCGTGTCTCAGAGCGTAAATAGTGGGTCCTCATCATCGCAAGACTATGTAGCCTACTATGGTCCTCAAGGTCAAATAGCAAACGCTTTGGCCACGAGTGACGATCTAGGAGTCACTTGGGCCAAGACAAGTAGTTCAGGTACAGTTACGGCCGTCATGATGCAAACGAGCGACGGGGCGTACATTATTGACATCTTTGGTCAAAATTTGAGCGGGGCAACCGTGAGTGGCTCGGGTCTCTCCGGTACATCCCAAGTTTCCTCGAATGAAATTCAAGTGAATGCTAATGATTCGAGTGATTCGTCAGGGGAGGTGACATTGGCAAATGGTGAGCAAGTTACTTTCCAGGCTCAAGCTTATTAGACGATTGCGGGGTGATTTGGAGGACTCAACAACATATGTATTATTTGCTATACCGATATCACTTCTTGTGATGTGGTTTATCGTCGATTCTTATAAGCTAGCCCAGGCTCATGCTATTGTGTACGACGCAGCGGAAGCGGCAGCTACAAGTGCCTCGACTCAAGCAAGTTATACGATAGGTACGCAACCTGGTGGAACTGCGTTCACCGACGGTGTAAATCAAGGCCAGGCAACGTCCGTTGCTAACACGACGTTCCAACTAGAATCGCAGAAGCTTGACTTATCAAGCGTGGTGAACATCTCTAATACATCCATCGTATTCCCTTCGGCTGGTCAAGCGTCCTATAGCGTAACGGTGTCTTATGTTCCACAAGGCATATTCGCTGCTCTTGATGTCTTAAACACGCTGTTTAACTCAGGACATATACCACCGTCCACTCCGCCTATTACATGGACTGAGACTGCAATCGCCAACCACAACCAGGATTAGGGGGGACAGTGAGTGAAAAATAGTGACCGTTTGGTAAAACTACTTTCTCTTGTATTTTCCGTGTACAGCCCTCTACACGTCTTAACCGTTGTTCTCACATATCTGATGCATCGTCGCTCAAAATACATTCTGTTTCCTCTTTTTATTCTGCTCATAGTTAGCTTTGATGGAATTTTCAAGACCGACGATGGACTGGAGATTTTAGCTGGTTTTGCGGTGTTAACTGGACTCTACATGGGTTGGGTAAAAATCCTGCGGCAAGATTATATGGTGGGGAGTATTGTTGCATATCCTATTCATCCTTGGTTGAACGGGAGAGTACGGAAACTGACGGGGTATTCTAACGTGTCTCGTGCAATTT
Protein-coding sequences here:
- a CDS encoding type II secretion system F family protein: MQVETQQWIFGVVTVVLIHAITGKNLISLIFGAIAFGYPILEMRTRIQRAKRDIQNQIFTVILLLRIYVEGGCTNLQAVRLIKRHVENRMQELFSDAEPLMQQGLTFDEVMNILAEASPSEELEMVADELRRTSKRKADLSKSLTNILDNITHQEHLRMTKAQARHKQGVYMRFMGFFISPLILLTMCYIWGMFSNALHV